A single genomic interval of uncultured Pseudodesulfovibrio sp. harbors:
- a CDS encoding response regulator: protein MKTILVVDDAPMIRELIKSVLEAEGFEVVEAADGEEAIRMCKDRDIDLSIIDIFLPKKGGLQVMGELIKSDQSHKFIAISGGEAFNPEAIVELAKVFDVVETFTKPIDTRKLVETVKTALDVA from the coding sequence ATGAAAACAATACTTGTCGTTGACGACGCCCCCATGATCCGGGAACTCATCAAATCCGTACTGGAAGCCGAGGGTTTCGAAGTTGTCGAAGCCGCCGATGGAGAAGAAGCCATCCGCATGTGCAAGGACAGGGATATCGACCTCAGCATCATTGACATTTTCCTGCCCAAGAAAGGCGGCTTGCAGGTCATGGGCGAACTCATCAAGTCCGACCAGTCCCACAAGTTCATCGCCATCTCCGGCGGCGAAGCCTTCAATCCCGAAGCCATTGTTGAACTCGCCAAGGTCTTCGATGTGGTGGAAACCTTTACCAAGCCCATCGACACCCGAAAACTCGTCGAGACAGTCAAGACCGCACTCGACGTGGCGTAA
- a CDS encoding ATP-binding protein: MSLNKKPARPTTYVSLDATSRALLEASVESAFVMDVSGYVLAANDAAAKQFGMELATELEQTNIYELLPENTADIRRSKMEEVIRDVKPVKFEEEVKGRSLVHSIVPITNPWGDVARLAVNTLDLTDLRRTDEGLRREQQRQIFFMESLPGIVYHLYPDRTIRYANRYFRKYFGSPKGKDCKTALQCSDGYCKSCPPMLAMKEDRAVEWDWTDSQGRTFHLQCSPMTDSAGERMIMVLGIDITARKRAEDALQHAHDKLEDRVRQRTEDLEKANDKLTSKSIRLISAMKKADAATRAKSAFLANMSHEIRTPLNAVLGMAELAHRVRDSKKKNDYLKRVMEAGNSLLSVINDILDFSKIEARKLTLEKIHFDVRRLLESSLDIHRVQTAEKSLMLTAHVDEDVPEVLVGDPSRLKQVLINLVSNAVKFTEHGGVDIRVTMAANPVRERGKDEVVLEFSVTDTGIGIPPDKQKAIFESFLQADDSVTRKHGGTGLGLAICKLLVELMDGRLHIKSAEGKGSTFSFTGRFEIGDPALIPKDVSEDFEENIASLPKLKVLLADDNLLNQELAMTLLSEHGHSVTTVGNGALALEAVKQDTFDVVLMDVQMPMMDGVTATRAIRDPNSGALDPSIPIVALTAHALKGDKERFLEAGMNDYIAKPIKMTEFYTTIAAAVEGRPAQMENAPAESVAPHAAEEAFDRKTALDMLGGREDLLTRMDEIFLRDVPNELEELSTYINKKDWENAKRLAHSIKGSSRTVGAQRAGSQAEQLEFFCKQKDEPSAEKEFESLESEVKFALDFIRKDAHPSQ, encoded by the coding sequence ATGTCCCTGAATAAAAAACCAGCTCGACCTACAACATACGTGTCACTCGACGCAACCTCGCGCGCGCTTCTCGAAGCCTCCGTGGAATCCGCTTTTGTCATGGATGTGAGCGGTTACGTGCTGGCAGCCAACGACGCCGCGGCAAAACAGTTCGGCATGGAGCTGGCGACCGAACTGGAACAGACCAACATCTATGAATTGCTGCCGGAAAACACCGCCGACATCCGCCGCTCCAAGATGGAAGAGGTTATCCGTGACGTAAAACCCGTCAAATTCGAAGAGGAAGTCAAGGGACGGTCACTGGTCCATTCCATCGTACCGATCACGAACCCGTGGGGAGATGTGGCCCGACTCGCCGTCAACACGCTTGATCTTACCGACCTCAGACGAACCGACGAAGGGTTGCGCCGGGAGCAGCAACGGCAGATATTTTTCATGGAATCCCTGCCCGGTATCGTCTACCACCTCTATCCCGACAGGACCATCCGCTACGCCAACCGGTACTTCCGTAAATATTTCGGCAGCCCCAAAGGCAAGGACTGCAAGACAGCGCTCCAATGCTCCGACGGATACTGCAAGAGCTGCCCTCCCATGCTCGCCATGAAAGAGGACCGCGCCGTGGAATGGGACTGGACCGATTCGCAGGGGCGCACCTTTCACCTGCAATGCAGTCCCATGACCGACTCTGCGGGCGAACGCATGATCATGGTGCTCGGAATCGACATCACGGCCAGAAAGCGGGCCGAAGATGCATTGCAGCACGCACACGACAAGCTGGAAGACCGCGTCAGGCAGCGCACCGAAGACCTTGAAAAAGCCAATGACAAGCTGACCAGCAAATCCATACGGCTGATCAGCGCCATGAAAAAAGCCGATGCCGCCACCCGTGCAAAATCCGCTTTCCTCGCCAACATGAGCCATGAAATCCGCACGCCGCTCAATGCCGTGCTGGGCATGGCCGAACTGGCGCACCGTGTCCGGGACAGCAAGAAAAAGAACGACTACCTCAAACGGGTCATGGAAGCGGGCAACTCGCTTCTGAGCGTCATCAACGACATCCTCGACTTTTCCAAAATCGAAGCACGGAAACTGACGCTGGAAAAAATTCATTTCGATGTCAGAAGACTTCTGGAGTCGTCACTGGATATTCACCGGGTCCAGACAGCGGAAAAAAGCCTGATGCTGACTGCCCATGTCGATGAAGACGTACCGGAAGTGTTGGTGGGCGATCCGTCACGCCTCAAGCAGGTACTCATCAACCTCGTGTCCAATGCCGTCAAGTTCACCGAACACGGCGGAGTTGACATACGTGTCACCATGGCCGCGAACCCGGTCAGAGAACGCGGCAAGGACGAGGTCGTTCTGGAATTTTCCGTTACCGACACCGGCATCGGCATTCCCCCGGACAAGCAAAAGGCGATCTTCGAATCCTTTCTCCAGGCTGACGATTCCGTCACGCGCAAGCACGGCGGAACGGGCCTCGGCCTCGCCATCTGCAAGCTGCTGGTCGAACTCATGGACGGCCGCCTCCACATCAAGAGCGCGGAAGGCAAAGGCAGCACCTTCTCCTTTACCGGGCGCTTCGAAATCGGCGACCCCGCCCTCATCCCCAAAGACGTCAGTGAGGATTTTGAGGAAAACATTGCCTCGCTGCCGAAGCTCAAGGTGCTGCTCGCCGACGACAACCTGCTCAATCAGGAACTCGCCATGACCCTCCTGAGCGAACACGGGCACAGCGTCACCACGGTGGGAAACGGAGCCCTTGCCCTTGAGGCCGTCAAACAGGACACTTTCGACGTCGTGCTCATGGATGTGCAGATGCCAATGATGGATGGCGTCACGGCAACCCGCGCCATCCGCGATCCCAATTCAGGCGCGCTTGATCCGTCCATTCCCATCGTGGCCCTGACTGCCCACGCGCTCAAGGGCGACAAGGAGCGCTTTCTTGAGGCGGGCATGAACGACTACATTGCCAAGCCCATCAAGATGACGGAATTCTACACGACCATTGCCGCCGCCGTGGAAGGACGTCCCGCGCAGATGGAAAACGCCCCGGCAGAATCCGTGGCTCCCCACGCTGCCGAGGAAGCATTCGACCGCAAGACCGCGCTCGACATGCTGGGCGGCAGAGAAGATCTGCTGACCCGCATGGATGAGATATTCCTGCGGGATGTTCCCAATGAACTGGAAGAATTGAGTACATATATCAACAAGAAGGACTGGGAAAACGCCAAGCGGCTCGCCCACTCCATCAAAGGCTCCTCACGCACCGTGGGAGCGCAGCGTGCCGGTTCACAGGCCGAGCAACTCGAATTCTTCTGCAAGCAAAAAGACGAGCCTTCGGCAGAAAAAGAATTCGAATCCCTTGAATCCGAAGTGAAATTCGCGTTAGACTTCATTCGGAAGGACGCCCATCCTTCCCAGTAA
- a CDS encoding protein kinase, translating into MKIGRYTIRGLLGRGGMGAVYKAEMPVTERIVALKVLRPAEIMEDLMGTEKLTEMFLKEASMMASISHGNIASILDVHDGADGVPVHFTMEYFCGNLGVLMGETYEVEKPSRRLGVETSIHIAREMLFGLDRLHYEGIVHRDVKPFNVMLAEDEGGPGMVKLIDFGLSKLRGERTQGHKGMVVGSPYYTAPEQEADPESADARSDIFSVGVTLYRMLTGTLPPEDLTDAPSICEKHPDLGCEWDELFHKALSRDPAQRFDDAMKMAAALDELETAWNDQKDAECSGADLLFEPVRHDADWSPRSAPIKTDTKKARKAFGLDELWRPTEYGAGTFTDTGNGTVSYDANGLTWEKFGSRYPLTWDRAHAHVARLNRNRYGGRTDWRLPTIDELTTLFTGRTEPGDFCQQPVFDPRKARLWSCDTKAFTAAWYADAELGFVWWQDRTCRFFARAVCG; encoded by the coding sequence ATGAAAATCGGACGTTATACGATACGCGGCCTGCTCGGCCGGGGCGGCATGGGAGCGGTATACAAGGCTGAGATGCCGGTGACCGAACGGATCGTGGCGCTGAAGGTGCTGCGTCCCGCCGAGATCATGGAAGACCTCATGGGCACCGAGAAACTGACCGAGATGTTTCTCAAGGAAGCCTCTATGATGGCGAGCATCAGCCATGGCAATATCGCGTCGATTCTGGACGTTCATGACGGCGCAGACGGCGTGCCCGTCCATTTCACCATGGAGTATTTCTGCGGCAACCTCGGCGTGCTCATGGGTGAGACCTATGAAGTGGAAAAACCGTCCCGCAGGCTGGGAGTCGAGACCTCGATACATATTGCACGGGAGATGCTGTTCGGGCTGGACCGGCTGCATTACGAAGGAATCGTGCACCGGGACGTGAAACCCTTCAACGTGATGCTGGCCGAGGACGAAGGCGGACCGGGCATGGTCAAGCTCATCGATTTCGGCCTGAGCAAACTGCGCGGCGAACGCACGCAGGGCCACAAGGGCATGGTCGTCGGGTCACCGTATTACACCGCTCCGGAACAGGAGGCAGACCCGGAATCAGCGGATGCCCGGTCAGATATCTTTTCCGTGGGCGTCACGCTGTACCGCATGCTGACCGGCACCCTGCCGCCGGAAGATCTGACCGATGCTCCCTCCATATGCGAGAAGCACCCGGACCTCGGCTGCGAATGGGACGAGCTGTTCCACAAGGCGCTTTCACGCGATCCCGCGCAACGCTTTGACGACGCCATGAAAATGGCCGCCGCACTCGATGAACTGGAGACCGCATGGAATGACCAAAAGGACGCGGAATGCTCCGGCGCGGACCTGCTTTTCGAACCGGTCCGGCATGACGCGGACTGGTCACCACGCTCCGCTCCCATCAAGACAGACACCAAAAAAGCGCGAAAAGCCTTCGGGCTGGACGAATTGTGGCGGCCCACGGAATACGGGGCAGGCACGTTCACGGACACCGGCAACGGCACCGTGTCGTATGACGCCAACGGCCTGACATGGGAAAAGTTCGGATCACGGTATCCGTTGACATGGGACCGGGCGCACGCCCATGTGGCCCGACTCAACCGGAACCGATACGGCGGACGCACGGACTGGCGACTGCCGACCATAGATGAACTGACCACGCTGTTCACGGGCAGGACCGAACCGGGGGATTTCTGCCAGCAGCCGGTGTTCGACCCGCGCAAGGCCCGTCTCTGGAGCTGCGACACCAAGGCCTTTACCGCTGCGTGGTACGCTGATGCGGAGCTGGGATTTGTCTGGTGGCAGGACCGGACATGCCGATTCTTCGCACGGGCTGTCTGCGGCTGA
- a CDS encoding metallophosphoesterase family protein, giving the protein MHATTESLAVLADIHGNALALEAVLADARARGLTRFVNLGDTFYGPLDPGGTWLILREMDIPTVLGNQDRLLLEGGPQWEKLPVYTAAVNALGSEGMAWLRSLPASCRVDGDVLLCHGTPDNDSAYLLEDVSTGLPVMRDCRDIERDLLPSAEGCSLVLAGHSHYPGLVQCGGITVVNPGSVGLPAYDDDSPPHAMASGSPHARYAVLTRSGGAWEAKFVSVEYDWQAVSRMAAENGRDDWAEWLTSGMA; this is encoded by the coding sequence ATGCATGCAACGACCGAGTCACTGGCCGTATTGGCCGATATCCATGGCAATGCCCTTGCCCTTGAGGCGGTCCTTGCCGATGCCCGGGCGCGGGGGCTGACGCGATTCGTCAATCTCGGGGACACGTTTTACGGTCCGCTTGATCCCGGTGGGACGTGGCTCATACTCCGGGAGATGGATATCCCCACCGTGCTCGGCAATCAGGACAGGCTGCTTCTGGAGGGCGGGCCGCAGTGGGAAAAGCTGCCCGTATACACGGCGGCTGTGAATGCTCTCGGCAGTGAAGGAATGGCTTGGTTGCGTTCTCTCCCGGCGTCCTGCCGGGTGGACGGGGATGTCCTGCTCTGCCACGGCACGCCTGACAACGACTCCGCCTACCTGCTTGAAGACGTGTCCACCGGCCTGCCTGTCATGAGAGATTGTCGTGACATCGAACGCGACCTGCTTCCATCGGCAGAGGGTTGCTCACTTGTCCTCGCCGGTCACAGCCATTATCCGGGACTGGTGCAATGCGGCGGCATCACGGTTGTCAATCCCGGCAGTGTCGGGTTGCCCGCCTATGACGACGATTCACCGCCACACGCCATGGCCAGCGGTTCCCCGCACGCCAGATACGCGGTGCTCACGCGCTCCGGCGGCGCATGGGAAGCGAAATTCGTGTCCGTGGAGTACGACTGGCAAGCGGTTTCGCGCATGGCTGCGGAGAATGGCCGTGACGACTGGGCCGAATGGCTCACGAGCGGAATGGCCTGA
- a CDS encoding DUF1992 domain-containing protein, translated as MKTFSQIVSEDRIKRAIKEGKFENLEGAGKPLPPDEAENLPPELRLAYRMLKNSGYVPAEIAEEKEITRTIDLLAHMKDEGERYRQMQKLNVMIMQMNERRGRPVNLDDSDEYYRRIVEKVRLAEKRFGQETEQD; from the coding sequence ATGAAGACGTTTTCGCAGATAGTGTCCGAGGACCGCATAAAAAGGGCCATCAAGGAAGGCAAGTTCGAAAATCTCGAAGGGGCGGGCAAGCCGCTGCCCCCGGACGAAGCCGAGAACCTGCCGCCGGAACTGCGACTGGCCTATCGAATGCTCAAGAATTCCGGCTATGTCCCGGCTGAGATAGCAGAAGAAAAGGAAATCACCCGCACTATCGACCTGCTCGCGCACATGAAGGACGAGGGCGAACGCTACCGCCAGATGCAGAAACTCAATGTCATGATAATGCAGATGAATGAACGGCGGGGCCGTCCGGTCAATCTTGACGACTCGGATGAATATTATCGTCGGATAGTCGAAAAGGTGCGTCTTGCAGAAAAGCGTTTCGGACAGGAGACGGAACAGGACTAG
- a CDS encoding radical SAM protein, whose amino-acid sequence MVLSGMDHQGMIIRPPSEAGSILLQVTLGCSHGKCAFCGAYQDKRFGIKDRETVARDIAFAAAHCRSQRRVFLCDGDAMILPMPRLLEILEDIRRELPWVTRVGTYASAKSLRMKSDDELRQLREAGIGIVYMGLESGDDAILKSMNKNGDSADIIEQGRRARRAGFKLNVTVINGLGGVEHSMRHARETARALSEMDPDQIGALSLMLVPGTPLHDLWERGAFVLPDAQGMLAEIREMLAGLHLTRGLFLANHASNYLPIKVRLPSGKQAALAELDAALDGARALKSESSRRL is encoded by the coding sequence ATGGTACTGAGCGGCATGGACCATCAGGGAATGATCATACGTCCGCCCAGTGAGGCCGGAAGCATCCTGTTGCAGGTGACCCTCGGGTGCTCACACGGGAAGTGTGCCTTTTGCGGTGCATATCAGGACAAGCGTTTCGGAATTAAGGATCGCGAAACCGTGGCCCGTGACATTGCTTTTGCCGCGGCCCACTGCCGCAGCCAACGCCGGGTTTTTCTTTGTGACGGTGACGCAATGATCCTGCCCATGCCGCGCCTGCTTGAAATTCTCGAAGACATCCGGCGCGAACTGCCGTGGGTCACACGCGTCGGCACATATGCCAGCGCCAAGAGCCTACGCATGAAGTCCGACGACGAATTGCGCCAGCTCCGCGAAGCTGGCATCGGCATCGTCTACATGGGGCTGGAGTCCGGTGATGACGCCATCCTGAAGTCCATGAACAAGAACGGCGACAGTGCCGATATCATCGAACAGGGGCGTCGCGCCCGACGTGCCGGGTTCAAGCTCAACGTCACGGTCATCAACGGTCTTGGCGGTGTGGAACATTCCATGCGCCATGCCCGTGAAACCGCCCGTGCCCTTTCGGAAATGGACCCGGATCAGATCGGCGCGCTCAGTCTCATGCTTGTTCCCGGAACCCCGCTGCATGATCTGTGGGAGCGGGGTGCATTCGTTCTGCCCGATGCACAGGGCATGCTTGCTGAAATTCGGGAGATGCTCGCCGGACTGCACCTGACACGCGGTCTTTTTCTCGCCAACCACGCTTCCAATTACCTGCCGATCAAGGTCCGGCTTCCTTCGGGAAAGCAGGCCGCACTGGCCGAACTCGATGCGGCTCTCGACGGCGCGCGTGCGTTGAAATCGGAGTCGTCGCGACGGTTGTAG
- a CDS encoding N-acetylmuramoyl-L-alanine amidase → MKSFHKTVNRILPTLALLALAALFLCPSSAPAVSAKSYFIVGHSDFHALLKNRKKAKFRSNWQKVEKSFSRCLKADPDGSYAPKSLYYIGRVHEELGIQSGLKSDFRRAVDYFGRVVSRYPRHGWADDCLYRRANVYARRLKEISAARRDLAKIIVEYPRSDMHAKAKAYLRKLGKYDSSIAAVSGKKPKHSSLDAAAKSAAVKAKTSKAKASSKKINGNGRLKDPSGLAHLDMVRYKSSDDYTRVVLELDGRVKYRYQVLDPNPAVDRPHRLYLDLTGSRLGHDVESATTVSDGILRSIRTGQYNKDTTRVVLDFLAMQEYKVFPLENPYRIVIDVYAPDGSVPVAKAKQPAKKTTANSKYRPPRGSKKMAGDLLEQLGLTVRTIMLDPGHGGKDPGAVANGLREKDVNLRFAKIVGKMLKEKGFNVQYTRLKDIFIPLEQRTAMANVKKADLFLSIHCNASRSKKVNGLETYSLNLAKSKDAVRIAARENAVDPRSISDLQFILTDLMVNSKIKESRDLAKDVQGSTISRVRRRWRLNNHGTREAPFYVLMGAKMPSVLVELGYLTNYTEAKRLKSDAYLQYLARGIVDGVVAYKGKIERYAMK, encoded by the coding sequence ATGAAATCGTTTCACAAGACCGTGAACCGCATCCTTCCGACACTGGCGCTCCTGGCGCTGGCCGCGCTTTTCCTGTGTCCTTCCTCCGCGCCTGCGGTTTCCGCAAAATCGTATTTCATTGTCGGCCATTCCGACTTCCATGCCCTTCTCAAAAATCGCAAGAAGGCCAAATTCCGCTCCAATTGGCAGAAGGTCGAGAAAAGTTTTTCCCGTTGTCTCAAGGCGGACCCGGACGGTTCGTATGCTCCCAAGTCCCTGTATTACATAGGCCGGGTGCATGAAGAGCTGGGCATCCAGAGTGGCTTGAAATCGGATTTCCGGCGTGCCGTGGATTACTTCGGGCGTGTGGTCAGCCGGTATCCCCGGCATGGTTGGGCTGATGACTGCCTGTACCGCCGTGCCAATGTGTATGCGCGTCGGCTCAAGGAAATCTCTGCCGCCCGCCGGGATCTGGCAAAAATCATCGTCGAGTACCCCCGTTCGGACATGCACGCAAAGGCCAAGGCGTATCTCAGGAAACTGGGCAAGTACGACAGTTCCATTGCCGCGGTCTCTGGGAAAAAGCCCAAGCATTCGTCTCTTGATGCAGCAGCCAAGTCCGCCGCGGTCAAGGCCAAGACTTCAAAAGCGAAAGCCTCTTCGAAAAAGATCAATGGCAACGGAAGGTTGAAAGACCCCTCCGGTCTGGCGCATCTCGACATGGTCCGCTACAAGTCCAGCGACGACTACACCCGTGTGGTCCTCGAACTGGATGGCCGCGTCAAGTACCGCTATCAGGTGCTTGACCCGAACCCCGCCGTGGATCGTCCCCATCGTCTTTATCTTGATCTGACAGGTTCCCGCCTCGGACATGACGTAGAGTCGGCAACCACTGTTTCCGACGGCATTCTGCGTTCCATTCGTACCGGCCAGTACAACAAGGACACCACCCGTGTGGTTCTCGATTTCCTTGCCATGCAGGAATACAAGGTCTTTCCGCTGGAGAACCCGTACCGTATCGTCATCGACGTGTACGCGCCCGACGGCAGCGTGCCGGTCGCCAAGGCCAAGCAGCCAGCCAAGAAAACAACTGCCAACAGCAAATATCGTCCGCCCCGCGGCAGCAAGAAGATGGCCGGAGACCTGCTTGAGCAGCTCGGCTTGACCGTGCGGACCATCATGCTTGACCCCGGTCACGGCGGCAAGGACCCCGGCGCGGTTGCCAACGGCCTGCGCGAAAAGGACGTGAATCTCCGTTTTGCCAAGATCGTCGGCAAGATGCTCAAGGAAAAGGGCTTCAACGTCCAGTATACCCGCCTCAAGGATATCTTCATTCCCCTTGAGCAGCGGACTGCCATGGCCAACGTCAAGAAGGCCGATCTGTTCCTGTCGATTCACTGCAACGCCAGCCGCAGCAAGAAGGTCAACGGGCTGGAGACCTACAGCCTGAACCTTGCCAAAAGCAAGGACGCCGTGCGTATCGCAGCCCGCGAAAATGCTGTTGATCCCCGCTCCATTTCCGATCTTCAGTTCATCCTCACCGACCTGATGGTCAATTCCAAGATCAAGGAAAGCCGTGATCTCGCCAAGGACGTGCAGGGCAGCACCATCAGCCGTGTGCGCCGGAGATGGCGTCTCAACAACCACGGCACCCGCGAAGCGCCGTTTTACGTACTCATGGGCGCGAAGATGCCTTCCGTGCTTGTCGAGCTCGGTTATCTGACCAACTACACCGAGGCCAAGCGCCTCAAGTCGGATGCCTATCTGCAATACCTCGCCCGAGGCATCGTGGATGGCGTAGTCGCCTACAAGGGCAAAATTGAACGATACGCCATGAAGTAG